The Nitrospirota bacterium genome contains a region encoding:
- a CDS encoding YcxB family protein, whose translation MPHEATLIYSESLLREAVYAFWRRSIGSGFIAMLAALPVVLGVLVVIGAPFWLLITLAVLFVLAVALAVALYAGYYRNSLRKFRKMEKPQATFRADESSFTMSSDAGTTTLQWSAVKELWQFPSVWLLLYSKTEFSTLPLACLPSETQAFVQKRVREAGGKVAN comes from the coding sequence ATGCCGCACGAGGCCACACTCATCTATAGCGAGTCGCTGCTGCGCGAGGCGGTGTACGCGTTTTGGCGCCGCTCAATAGGCTCAGGCTTTATCGCGATGCTCGCGGCTCTTCCGGTGGTTCTTGGCGTGCTCGTGGTCATAGGCGCACCATTCTGGCTCCTGATCACCCTGGCTGTGCTCTTCGTCCTCGCGGTGGCGCTGGCTGTCGCGCTCTACGCCGGCTATTATCGTAACTCGTTGCGGAAGTTCCGCAAGATGGAGAAGCCTCAAGCGACATTCCGCGCCGATGAGTCGTCATTCACCATGAGCTCGGATGCCGGTACGACCACGCTTCAGTGGTCCGCCGTCAAAGAGCTGTGGCAGTTCCCTAGTGTGTGGCTTCTGTTGTATTCGAAAACAGAGTTCAGCACATTACCGCTTGCCTGCTTGCCGTCCGAAACACAGGCTTTCGTGCAGAAGCGTGTCCGGGAAGCCGGAGGCAAGGTTGCTAACTAG
- a CDS encoding NfeD family protein, with translation MIWWYWMLLGIVLLGVEMVTPGGFYILFFGLAALIIGGLAGLGIAQAEWLQWLLFSGLSILSLLVFRGPLLAWIKTQEVETPAVDSMGGETAIPLEDLAPGGTGKAELRGTTWTVHNAGPALLKKNQRCKVERVEGLTLWITAE, from the coding sequence ATGATCTGGTGGTATTGGATGCTCCTCGGCATTGTGTTACTCGGCGTTGAAATGGTTACGCCAGGGGGCTTCTATATTCTCTTCTTCGGATTGGCAGCCCTGATCATCGGGGGTCTGGCCGGTCTAGGGATCGCCCAAGCGGAATGGCTCCAGTGGCTCTTGTTTTCAGGGCTCTCGATCCTCTCACTCCTGGTCTTTCGGGGGCCGTTATTGGCCTGGATCAAAACGCAGGAGGTCGAGACTCCTGCCGTAGATTCGATGGGAGGCGAAACCGCAATCCCCCTCGAGGATCTGGCGCCGGGTGGCACCGGCAAGGCGGAACTGCGCGGCACCACATGGACCGTCCATAATGCGGGGCCCGCTCTCCTGAAAAAGAACCAACGCTGCAAGGTCGAACGGGTCGAGGGGCTTACCTTGTGGATTACAGCCGAATGA
- a CDS encoding isoprenylcysteine carboxylmethyltransferase family protein, with amino-acid sequence MNALELKVPPLLLVLLLVGAMWFAAWQLPSLAFALPWRQGLAATISAVGILFMLAGLYEFQKAKTTFNPMTPDAASSVVMSGVYRVSRNPMYVGFLLLLIGWAIWLSHPLPFFLLPVFVLYMNRFQILPEERALSAKFGKAYDRYQQGVRRWL; translated from the coding sequence TTGAATGCCCTTGAACTCAAAGTCCCGCCGCTCCTTCTGGTACTCCTGCTTGTCGGGGCTATGTGGTTCGCCGCGTGGCAACTTCCATCACTTGCTTTTGCGTTGCCCTGGCGGCAAGGTCTCGCGGCTACGATTTCCGCTGTCGGCATCCTCTTCATGTTGGCGGGGCTGTATGAATTCCAGAAGGCCAAGACCACCTTTAATCCCATGACCCCTGACGCCGCCTCATCTGTCGTCATGTCAGGTGTCTATCGCGTGAGCCGAAACCCCATGTATGTGGGCTTCCTTCTCCTACTCATCGGGTGGGCGATTTGGCTCTCCCACCCATTGCCATTCTTTCTCTTGCCGGTCTTTGTCTTGTACATGAACCGCTTTCAAATCCTGCCCGAGGAGCGCGCACTGTCAGCCAAATTCGGCAAGGCATATGACCGTTACCAACAAGGTGTAAGGCGGTGGCTATAA
- a CDS encoding TIGR02710 family CRISPR-associated protein, with amino-acid sequence MGHDQPVKALVIALTDHAAAAVYSINRLQPDSLCFVLPEWAKSLVESEVQPKIEHMPRRWDWVGLAETGEFVGCYQTLARTLPDMLHTWDVQPGELVVDVTGATAAMAGALTLATRSLSSRIVSLVPAREGQEENRTDIAGKPFVWMQVNPWDEAATVARREGCELFNRRLFAAAAKLFREIETRVSGGQKPLYRAFADMADGYDHWERFHYRQAWEKLKSAVKAFEMASLWGGPPGLTSLLPAIKSNAGFLEKLVLDPAPVKDVQAHDLLAHAGRRLHGLNDSEAAMVSLVRALEAFAQRQLFKQYLIKTWDVQPEQLPQALRETCRSCWLEDIDGKYKLPLQAQFRALAGLGDQIGQAFLREWPTMKPLLDAASHAVLGHGFEPVKAERVQQLYEVVVKLSGVSETSLPKFPTLNL; translated from the coding sequence ATGGGGCACGATCAGCCAGTCAAAGCCTTAGTGATCGCTCTCACCGACCATGCAGCAGCGGCAGTCTATTCGATTAATCGTCTGCAGCCTGATTCGCTCTGCTTTGTGTTGCCGGAATGGGCTAAATCGCTCGTAGAATCAGAGGTCCAGCCGAAGATCGAGCACATGCCAAGACGGTGGGATTGGGTGGGGCTGGCGGAAACCGGCGAATTTGTCGGCTGTTATCAGACGCTTGCCAGGACACTCCCGGACATGTTGCATACTTGGGATGTGCAGCCAGGCGAACTTGTCGTCGATGTGACCGGAGCTACGGCGGCCATGGCGGGCGCGCTGACACTGGCTACAAGATCTCTCAGTTCGCGTATCGTGTCGCTCGTGCCGGCACGAGAGGGACAGGAGGAGAACAGGACCGATATTGCCGGGAAGCCGTTCGTATGGATGCAGGTCAATCCGTGGGATGAGGCGGCAACCGTTGCACGCCGCGAGGGCTGTGAACTGTTCAACCGGAGATTGTTTGCCGCAGCGGCAAAGCTGTTCCGCGAGATCGAAACACGGGTGAGCGGCGGGCAGAAACCGCTCTATCGTGCCTTTGCGGACATGGCTGATGGTTACGATCATTGGGAACGGTTTCACTATCGTCAAGCCTGGGAGAAACTGAAAAGTGCCGTGAAGGCCTTTGAAATGGCGTCCCTGTGGGGCGGACCACCAGGCCTCACGTCATTGTTGCCGGCGATCAAATCGAATGCGGGATTCTTGGAGAAGCTCGTCCTCGATCCTGCTCCTGTGAAAGACGTGCAGGCCCACGATCTGCTGGCTCATGCCGGCCGACGACTCCATGGCCTGAACGATTCGGAAGCCGCGATGGTCTCGCTCGTTCGCGCGCTCGAAGCCTTTGCCCAACGGCAACTGTTCAAGCAATACCTGATCAAAACGTGGGACGTGCAGCCGGAACAATTGCCGCAAGCACTGAGAGAAACCTGTCGATCTTGTTGGCTGGAAGATATCGACGGCAAGTACAAGCTGCCCTTGCAGGCACAGTTTCGAGCGCTGGCCGGATTAGGCGACCAGATAGGCCAGGCCTTTTTGCGAGAGTGGCCGACGATGAAACCGCTGCTCGACGCCGCCAGCCATGCAGTCCTTGGCCACGGCTTTGAACCGGTCAAAGCCGAGCGGGTGCAACAGCTATACGAAGTAGTCGTGAAATTATCGGGTGTCAGTGAGACCTCCTTACCGAAGTTTCCCACGTTGAACCTCTAG
- a CDS encoding paraslipin, translating to MEEVTMSGGLFVVLLLAVLVLIIIAKTAVVVPQQSAYVVERLGKYAATLDAGFHILLPFIDRIRYKHSLKETAIDIPEQVCITRDNVQVSVDGILYLKVLNPQRASYGISDYNFALIQLGQTTLRSEIGKIELDRTFEERTNINIQVVNELDKASDPWGVKVLRYEIKNITPPKGVLDAMEKQMRAEREKRAVILTSEGERDAAINQAEGEKQQVIKASEAKKQQQINEAEGAAAAILAIAQATAQGLRKVAETIQMPGGQEAVQLRVAEQYITKFGELAKTNNTLILPATVSDVGSMIALAMSAIRQTSIAPSQKT from the coding sequence ATGGAGGAGGTAACGATGAGCGGCGGACTATTTGTCGTACTGTTGTTGGCTGTGCTGGTGCTGATCATCATCGCCAAGACCGCCGTGGTGGTCCCGCAACAAAGTGCCTATGTGGTCGAGCGACTCGGCAAATATGCAGCCACGCTGGATGCGGGATTTCACATTCTTCTCCCCTTCATCGACCGCATTCGTTACAAACATTCGCTCAAGGAAACGGCCATTGACATCCCCGAGCAGGTCTGTATCACGCGCGATAACGTGCAGGTGTCCGTGGACGGCATCTTATACCTCAAGGTCTTGAACCCTCAGCGCGCGTCGTACGGCATCAGTGACTATAATTTTGCCCTGATCCAACTTGGCCAGACCACGCTGCGGAGCGAGATCGGCAAGATCGAACTCGATCGGACGTTTGAGGAGCGGACTAACATCAATATCCAGGTGGTCAATGAACTCGACAAGGCTTCAGACCCTTGGGGAGTCAAGGTTCTACGGTACGAGATCAAGAACATCACCCCGCCGAAGGGCGTGCTGGATGCGATGGAAAAACAGATGCGTGCGGAGCGGGAAAAGCGCGCGGTGATTCTCACGTCCGAAGGCGAGCGCGATGCGGCCATCAACCAGGCCGAGGGAGAAAAACAACAGGTCATCAAAGCGTCCGAGGCCAAGAAACAGCAGCAGATCAATGAGGCGGAGGGAGCGGCCGCAGCTATCCTGGCCATCGCCCAGGCCACCGCCCAGGGGTTGCGTAAAGTTGCGGAGACCATCCAAATGCCGGGAGGTCAGGAGGCCGTCCAGTTGCGAGTTGCCGAACAATACATCACGAAGTTCGGCGAGTTGGCCAAAACGAATAACACGCTCATCCTGCCGGCGACGGTCTCCGATGTCGGCTCTATGATTGCCCTGGCGATGAGCGCCATCCGGCAGACTTCGATTGCTCCTTCGCAAAAGACCTAA
- the lptG gene encoding LPS export ABC transporter permease LptG — protein MLTLDRHIWFRVIKGYVLVLAILLSIFSLMAFVNELDMVGRGTYGIADAALNVLLTAPGRMVELAPATALMGSIIGLGELAAGHELIAMLALGISPLRIGWSVTGTGLLLMVAVVGLQESVAPYTDQLAFKRRVLATSGLESFRTEQGFWTRDDHRFIKVHQVVDGRIPSEIEIYEFDDRGRLRLATWAERADTQDPHQWVLLEAVQRIFEGNTVVTKRLPSLPWDVSLMPAQVELLVLPVEILSLSALYQHVSYLKETGQNVERLEMKLWQEFSMPLSTLVMVIVAIPFVFGPLREATAGKRILHGSLLGAAFHFISHIAAHLGTILHLNAALTVLSPIAVLCGVAFWLYRRLG, from the coding sequence GTTCAGAGTGATCAAGGGATATGTCCTCGTGCTGGCTATCTTATTGTCCATCTTCAGCTTAATGGCTTTCGTCAACGAACTGGATATGGTGGGGCGCGGCACGTACGGGATAGCCGATGCCGCTCTGAATGTCCTCTTGACAGCCCCGGGTCGAATGGTTGAGTTGGCTCCTGCGACCGCCTTAATGGGGAGCATCATCGGTTTGGGGGAATTGGCTGCAGGCCATGAACTCATCGCCATGCTGGCCTTGGGCATCTCCCCGTTGCGTATCGGCTGGTCGGTAACCGGAACCGGCCTCCTTCTGATGGTCGCGGTCGTCGGCCTTCAAGAGTCGGTGGCACCCTATACCGATCAACTCGCCTTCAAGCGCCGCGTCCTGGCGACTTCTGGACTGGAATCCTTTCGTACCGAGCAGGGATTCTGGACACGGGACGATCATCGCTTTATCAAGGTGCATCAGGTCGTTGATGGTCGAATTCCCTCAGAAATCGAGATTTATGAATTTGACGACCGTGGCCGGTTACGCCTCGCGACATGGGCGGAGCGAGCCGATACACAGGATCCACATCAGTGGGTGCTTCTGGAAGCGGTCCAACGGATTTTTGAAGGGAACACCGTCGTAACGAAACGCTTACCGAGCCTTCCCTGGGACGTCTCACTCATGCCAGCGCAAGTGGAATTGCTCGTCCTGCCTGTCGAGATCTTATCGCTTTCGGCTCTGTACCAGCATGTGTCCTATCTCAAAGAGACCGGGCAGAACGTTGAGCGCTTGGAGATGAAGTTGTGGCAGGAGTTCAGTATGCCGCTCTCGACCCTCGTGATGGTAATTGTCGCGATTCCCTTTGTGTTCGGTCCGCTTCGGGAGGCGACGGCTGGTAAACGAATCCTTCACGGATCTCTTCTAGGCGCTGCCTTTCATTTTATCAGCCATATCGCGGCCCATCTCGGAACCATTTTACATCTTAACGCCGCGCTGACCGTGTTAAGCCCCATCGCGGTGCTATGCGGTGTCGCCTTCTGGCTGTACCGTCGTTTAGGCTGA
- a CDS encoding four helix bundle protein yields the protein MDKIRNFPDLAVWRLGKGMILGSCAELETHIEIAHDLGFIAGTGQDNLLEKLDHESKMLRNLIKRL from the coding sequence ATGGACAAGATACGAAACTTCCCCGATCTCGCGGTGTGGAGACTGGGCAAGGGAATGATCCTTGGCTCCTGCGCAGAGTTGGAGACTCACATTGAAATCGCTCATGATCTGGGGTTCATTGCGGGAACCGGGCAGGACAATCTTTTAGAGAAGCTTGACCACGAGTCTAAGATGCTCAGAAACCTCATCAAACGGCTCTGA
- a CDS encoding metallophosphoesterase: protein MNSSFRFAHISDLHLTSLDDVKVSDLLNKRALGYLSWRRRRRREHSPEVLAALLRDLRDLNLDHIVITGDLTHIGLPSEFQQARQWLEALGAPTDVTVVPGNHDAYVHTAWDKTFALWTPYMASDPGLQTITEQGPGRELFPSVRLRRPAALIGLTSACPSAPFLATGSLGPTQLKRLDEILDQTGRQELFRILLIHHPPVAGTVGWRKRLTDSSALSGLLARHGVEMVLHGHAHRASVVHSSGAQGDFPVIGVPSTSALGRKPDHRARYHVYEVCPSPAGWAVRISVRGYAMRDRCFLGEDQQDMAVPRSGN from the coding sequence ATGAATAGCAGCTTCAGGTTTGCCCACATTTCTGATCTCCATCTCACTTCACTGGACGACGTCAAGGTTTCGGATCTGTTGAACAAACGCGCGCTCGGCTACCTATCCTGGCGGCGGCGACGCCGTCGCGAGCACTCTCCCGAAGTGTTAGCCGCCCTCCTGCGCGACCTGCGCGACCTCAACCTGGACCACATCGTCATTACGGGTGATCTGACCCACATCGGCCTGCCGAGCGAATTCCAGCAAGCCAGACAATGGCTTGAAGCCCTCGGTGCCCCGACCGATGTCACGGTTGTCCCCGGCAATCATGATGCGTATGTCCACACAGCGTGGGACAAGACCTTTGCCCTATGGACGCCCTATATGGCCTCGGATCCGGGACTCCAGACGATAACAGAGCAGGGGCCAGGCCGTGAACTCTTTCCCAGTGTGCGCCTGCGTCGGCCCGCCGCCCTGATCGGACTCACCTCGGCCTGTCCATCGGCTCCCTTTTTGGCCACAGGAAGCCTGGGGCCCACGCAGTTGAAACGGCTCGATGAGATCCTGGATCAGACTGGACGACAGGAATTGTTCAGAATCCTTCTTATCCACCACCCCCCTGTTGCGGGCACGGTGGGGTGGCGAAAACGGCTCACCGACAGTTCGGCGTTGAGTGGTCTCCTTGCCCGGCACGGCGTGGAGATGGTGTTACACGGGCATGCCCATCGTGCCTCCGTAGTGCACTCTTCAGGAGCGCAAGGGGATTTTCCCGTTATCGGGGTTCCCTCTACTTCCGCGCTTGGGAGGAAGCCGGACCACCGCGCACGGTACCATGTTTACGAGGTCTGTCCCTCGCCCGCAGGATGGGCTGTCCGGATATCGGTACGCGGGTATGCCATGCGAGATCGCTGTTTTTTGGGCGAGGACCAGCAAGACATGGCAGTGCCACGCTCAGGAAACTGA
- a CDS encoding SIS domain-containing protein — translation MKDFVLSAFAESATIKQQFAREHADRIVQVAKLMARAFRDGRKVLLFGNGGSAADAAHIAAEFVGRYKRERAPLPAIALATDIAAITCISNDYGFDELFARQVRAHGQKGDVAVAISTSGNSPNVLKGVEAAKACGLTTICWTGGTGGKLAGLVEYSFVVPSTVTARIQESHITLGHVLCELIEEQLLANAS, via the coding sequence ATGAAAGACTTCGTGCTTAGTGCCTTTGCGGAAAGTGCGACCATCAAGCAACAGTTTGCGCGTGAGCATGCCGATCGTATCGTGCAGGTTGCGAAGCTGATGGCCAGGGCCTTCCGTGACGGGCGCAAAGTGCTGCTCTTCGGCAATGGAGGCAGTGCCGCGGACGCAGCCCACATTGCCGCAGAATTCGTGGGCCGATATAAACGCGAACGGGCTCCGTTACCGGCCATAGCGCTTGCGACCGACATCGCAGCAATAACCTGCATATCCAACGACTACGGCTTCGATGAACTCTTTGCCCGCCAGGTTCGTGCCCATGGGCAGAAAGGCGACGTTGCCGTTGCCATCAGTACAAGTGGCAATTCACCCAATGTGCTGAAGGGTGTAGAAGCAGCGAAGGCGTGTGGCCTCACAACCATATGCTGGACAGGCGGGACCGGTGGGAAACTGGCTGGTCTGGTAGAATATTCGTTTGTCGTGCCCTCAACCGTCACGGCCCGCATTCAAGAAAGTCATATCACGCTAGGCCACGTCCTGTGTGAACTTATCGAGGAACAGCTCCTTGCCAACGCCTCCTAA
- a CDS encoding YbgC/FadM family acyl-CoA thioesterase: protein MDVRIYYEDTDCGGMVYYANYLKFFERARTQYLEERGLSVAGLMKEDTTFVVVHAEVDYRSSARYGDWLTIETVISDMRAASFTFSHVIRERESRRVVVEGSARLAAVNGKGKVKRLDKAMVAMLEFFPARSS from the coding sequence ATGGACGTTAGGATCTACTATGAAGATACGGACTGCGGGGGAATGGTGTACTATGCAAATTACCTCAAGTTTTTTGAGCGTGCGCGGACGCAGTACCTTGAAGAGCGGGGGTTGTCTGTGGCCGGGCTTATGAAAGAAGACACGACATTCGTGGTGGTGCATGCAGAAGTCGACTACCGATCTTCGGCCCGCTACGGTGATTGGCTGACCATCGAGACGGTCATCTCCGACATGAGAGCAGCCTCCTTCACGTTTTCGCACGTGATCCGAGAGCGGGAAAGCCGGCGGGTGGTTGTCGAAGGATCCGCCAGGCTGGCGGCAGTGAACGGAAAAGGCAAGGTCAAGCGCCTCGACAAGGCCATGGTGGCCATGTTAGAGTTTTTTCCTGCAAGGAGTAGCTAA
- a CDS encoding CDP-alcohol phosphatidyltransferase family protein, whose product MSVCAHIVGETPVPLWGLSSHERYRRMLKHVGMTAMVEDVSSVAPGDSVLIIRGDYLFDGRVLQSLANSLNVMLEASAGPSRQIVAAHVPANLARQASTILSGGELGDTLPGVRIEKIEARSASFNEHLRKSQPLFVEPIRPDTQRALEERLFSSSYKGITDLVTKWLWPVPAKWATRLCVAGGVMPNHVTALSVVLVVVAGALFANGFYAWGLLAAWIMTFLDTVDGKLARVTITSTRLGHFLDKILDIVHPPFWYLLWGLGLASFHPVLPSLTLNITIGAIFIGYIAGRLIEGAFQLWFGNFGIFCWRQFDSYNRLVTARRNPNLILLTISLLINRPDMGLVAVAAWTIFSSLLLLVRLGVAFRTRIVHGPLHSWLADGVEKDGARSLAVRLFTQQVPTR is encoded by the coding sequence ATGAGTGTTTGTGCCCACATAGTCGGAGAAACCCCGGTTCCCTTGTGGGGGCTATCGTCCCACGAGCGGTATCGCCGCATGCTGAAGCATGTGGGCATGACCGCGATGGTGGAAGATGTCTCCTCCGTGGCGCCGGGGGATTCGGTGCTCATCATTCGTGGGGATTACCTCTTCGATGGCCGTGTGCTTCAAAGCCTGGCCAACTCGTTGAACGTAATGCTCGAAGCATCAGCAGGACCATCACGTCAGATAGTTGCGGCTCATGTGCCGGCCAATCTGGCGAGGCAGGCCAGCACAATTCTGTCCGGAGGCGAGCTAGGCGACACGCTGCCCGGTGTTCGTATAGAGAAAATTGAAGCCCGGTCGGCTTCCTTTAATGAGCATCTGCGGAAGTCGCAGCCGCTTTTTGTTGAACCCATCAGACCGGATACGCAACGAGCGCTGGAAGAGCGTTTATTTAGCAGTTCCTACAAGGGCATCACGGATTTGGTCACGAAATGGCTGTGGCCCGTTCCTGCGAAATGGGCCACGCGTCTGTGCGTGGCCGGTGGAGTGATGCCGAATCATGTCACCGCGCTCAGCGTGGTCCTGGTTGTCGTTGCCGGAGCCCTTTTTGCCAATGGTTTTTATGCATGGGGGCTCCTCGCCGCATGGATCATGACGTTTCTCGATACGGTGGACGGAAAGCTCGCACGCGTCACGATCACCTCCACCCGGCTTGGCCACTTCCTCGACAAGATTTTGGACATCGTGCATCCCCCGTTTTGGTATCTGCTGTGGGGGCTTGGCTTGGCGTCGTTCCACCCGGTCCTTCCCTCGCTCACGCTGAACATCACGATAGGAGCGATCTTCATTGGATACATTGCGGGCCGCCTTATTGAAGGGGCGTTTCAGCTATGGTTCGGCAATTTCGGCATATTCTGCTGGCGCCAGTTCGACTCATACAATAGACTCGTGACGGCCCGACGGAATCCGAACCTGATCCTCTTAACTATCAGCCTTCTCATCAACAGACCGGATATGGGGCTCGTGGCGGTGGCCGCATGGACGATCTTTTCAAGTCTCCTGCTCCTGGTCCGCCTCGGGGTAGCCTTCCGCACCCGAATCGTGCATGGACCGCTGCATTCCTGGCTGGCTGATGGGGTTGAAAAAGATGGTGCCCGTTCGCTTGCCGTCCGGCTGTTCACGCAGCAGGTTCCCACCCGGTAA